A region from the Mucilaginibacter sp. CSA2-8R genome encodes:
- a CDS encoding nuclear transport factor 2 family protein, giving the protein MEQKFPLPPFTYETALQKVQLAEDAWNTQDPEKVAKAYTIDSEWRNRSVFVNGRDEIVTFLTQKWKNEHQYKLKKELWAFTDNRIAVRFEYEYHNADGQWFRAYGNENWEFDANGLMQKRYASINDVPIREADRRL; this is encoded by the coding sequence ATGGAACAAAAATTTCCGTTGCCGCCTTTTACTTACGAAACGGCGCTGCAAAAAGTACAACTGGCCGAAGATGCCTGGAACACCCAAGACCCCGAAAAAGTGGCGAAAGCGTATACCATAGACAGCGAGTGGCGCAACCGGTCGGTCTTTGTAAACGGTCGCGACGAAATTGTAACGTTTTTAACTCAAAAGTGGAAAAACGAGCATCAGTACAAACTTAAAAAAGAGCTTTGGGCCTTTACAGATAACCGCATTGCCGTACGTTTTGAGTACGAGTACCATAACGCCGATGGCCAATGGTTTAGGGCCTACGGCAACGAAAACTGGGAGTTTGATGCCAACGGCCTGATGCAGAAAAGATACGCCAGCATCAACGATGTGCCCATCCGCGAGGCAGACCGCCGGTTATAG
- a CDS encoding helix-turn-helix domain-containing protein: protein MAQKLPEEYVSRKAEIVAQFKHVLDNHINDFMAGRVAAMYELKDIADIICLHPVHLSQVIKQETGHHACHFYEQRILVEAKKLLANPGLPIKSVAHRLDYDVSNFTKFFKRFTGSTPSAYRRQEATDTAAPLSTGAEAISQQ, encoded by the coding sequence ATGGCGCAAAAACTTCCGGAAGAGTATGTATCGCGAAAGGCCGAAATTGTGGCCCAGTTTAAACACGTACTGGATAACCACATCAACGATTTTATGGCCGGGCGTGTGGCAGCTATGTATGAGCTTAAAGATATTGCCGACATCATCTGTTTGCATCCTGTACACCTGAGCCAGGTAATTAAGCAGGAAACAGGGCACCATGCCTGCCACTTTTACGAGCAACGCATTTTAGTGGAGGCTAAAAAGTTACTGGCCAACCCCGGGCTGCCCATTAAATCGGTAGCCCACCGGCTGGACTATGATGTTTCTAACTTCACTAAGTTTTTTAAACGGTTTACAGGTTCAACGCCATCGGCTTACCGGAGGCAGGAAGCCACCGATACTGCTGCACCCCTAAGTACCGGTGCAGAGGCCATTAGCCAACAATAA
- a CDS encoding aldo/keto reductase — MSNKEIIIGANTSQPLHARKPGYGTMRLTGDDFWGEPKDRDGAIALLRRAMELGVNFFDTADFYGPGVTNRLLAEALYPYPADLIIATKVGGTRGADKSWLPFAQPHEVRKSVENNLKELKLEQLPLVHFGKAPGSPGDYEEAFAEMLALQQEGKVLHIGLSNASTEQFSKAINMGKIASVENMYSYTQRVTDPDSAYGFQGGELLPLCEEHQVVFIPFFSLQTSLPADQQKMKTVADAKGITVAQLNIAWLLHRSSWMLPIPGTTSINHLQENIQAANISLTPDDITFLG; from the coding sequence ATGAGTAACAAAGAGATAATAATTGGAGCCAATACCAGCCAGCCGTTGCATGCCCGCAAACCGGGTTACGGCACCATGCGCCTAACGGGTGATGACTTTTGGGGCGAACCCAAAGACCGTGATGGCGCCATTGCGCTGTTAAGAAGAGCGATGGAATTAGGCGTTAACTTTTTTGACACTGCCGATTTTTACGGCCCCGGTGTAACCAACCGCTTGCTGGCCGAAGCCCTGTACCCTTACCCTGCCGACCTGATTATTGCCACCAAAGTTGGCGGAACCCGTGGTGCGGATAAAAGCTGGCTGCCCTTTGCACAGCCGCATGAAGTAAGAAAAAGTGTAGAAAACAATTTAAAGGAGCTTAAGCTGGAGCAGTTGCCACTGGTGCATTTCGGAAAAGCACCCGGTAGTCCGGGCGATTACGAAGAAGCCTTTGCCGAAATGTTAGCCTTGCAGCAAGAAGGTAAAGTGTTGCACATCGGCCTCTCGAACGCAAGTACCGAGCAGTTTAGTAAGGCAATAAATATGGGCAAAATTGCCAGCGTTGAGAACATGTATAGTTACACCCAAAGAGTAACCGACCCCGATAGTGCCTATGGTTTTCAGGGTGGCGAGTTACTGCCCTTGTGCGAGGAGCATCAAGTGGTGTTTATACCCTTCTTTTCGCTCCAAACCTCGTTGCCGGCCGATCAGCAAAAAATGAAAACTGTAGCCGATGCCAAAGGCATAACCGTTGCCCAGCTCAATATAGCCTGGCTGCTGCACCGCTCGTCCTGGATGCTACCCATCCCCGGTACCACCTCCATTAACCATCTGCAAGAAAACATCCAGGCCGCCAACATCTCCCTCACGCCTGATGATATAACATTTTTAGGCTAA
- a CDS encoding SMI1/KNR4 family protein encodes MTDNAHTLNWLHFADCMNNGGTSELMIDFSPSPTGTHGQVIRYLHDPDEITVIAESFEAYLQMLINKDYDFIQEDTLG; translated from the coding sequence ATTACCGATAATGCGCACACCCTTAACTGGCTGCATTTTGCTGACTGTATGAATAACGGGGGCACCTCGGAGCTGATGATTGATTTCAGCCCATCGCCCACCGGAACCCATGGCCAGGTGATCCGCTATTTGCACGACCCGGACGAGATCACGGTTATAGCTGAAAGTTTTGAAGCATACCTGCAAATGCTGATCAATAAGGATTATGATTTTATACAGGAAGATACGCTGGGGTGA